The following DNA comes from Henckelia pumila isolate YLH828 unplaced genomic scaffold, ASM3356847v2 CTG_461:::fragment_3, whole genome shotgun sequence.
TTGAGCAAGAAAAAGGAGGAAGAGCACGCTAGGATCAACAACTCATGGAGATGGAAAGACATAATTCTCTCATTCATATTCAGAAGAGCTGTAACTATATAAACAAAATTCGACAACCAGATTAAGCAAGAAAGACTGATAACGTGTTAACTTCTTCATAGACAAGGTAAACCCGAATAAACAATATTCTTCTACCAAGAAGCAGCAAGCCTTCACTGCTCCAACTGTCCTACCATTTCGAACCATCTAAACAAAACTACACAAATCCACAGTCTGTTAAATCGATTCCAGAACAGGCTCACAAGTCCTCTCCAATTCCGAAAGCAAAAGCACTCTGTATACCAACCAACACATCATCATCCCCTTCGAAAAACTCCACTCCACCTCCATCATCCTTATTCGTCGAGCCTCCGAAAGCAAACTTGGAATCCTCATTCCCATTCACATTTAAATCCCTCTCTGCCCCAACATCATTCATGGTATGCGTAACATTCCTATCAATTCTATTGCCTCTCCCCATCAACTTCTTTGAAATCAATGCCACAGATTTTCTCCTACGCCCGGTCTCCTTCACACCATTCTCCGTGGACCTACGGCCACGACTTTCGGGTTTTTCAGCCTCGGTATCCATACATTTACTCATGAACCCACTACTACTAGCTTCACCTACAGATCTCTTCTTTTTACCTCGACCAGGATGTTGAAATTCATTATTATCTTCGACTTCTTTAGCTTCATAAGCAGTACCCCAAGTTCCCTCGGTATTACATTTATCTTTAACATTGCTTCCTGGAATCGTGTACCCAAATGGTAACCACAGAACTTCTCCATTTACATCCCCATTGGTTTTACGCAACTCTAGTGGCATAAACCCCGGACACCAGTAATGCCCCTTTTCAATCAGCTCCGCTGGTGGCGCTCCAACCGCCACCGCGTGAAACCCTCTTCCACAGCTCCCATTCGTGCACCTCAAACAGCAGTCCTCAAAAACC
Coding sequences within:
- the LOC140871630 gene encoding uncharacterized protein, translating into MGTRNSSPGQEDAKPETRRYLAAAVYFLEHRSFADCQSYALRAKESEPTHSGPTKILSIASVLSVPKITPTLPDYYTIFNLPRFESDTDQIGSSFKTLTSILDPNVNPYPNSSEAYEAVLKGWSVLSNPLEKARFDGELMRNLSGCPSENGGDAFWTVCPYCYYVYQYERVFEDCCLRCTNGSCGRGFHAVAVGAPPAELIEKGHYWCPGFMPLELRKTNGDVNGEVLWLPFGYTIPGSNVKDKCNTEGTWGTAYEAKEVEDNNEFQHPGRGKKKRSVGEASSSGFMSKCMDTEAEKPESRGRRSTENGVKETGRRRKSVALISKKLMGRGNRIDRNVTHTMNDVGAERDLNVNGNEDSKFAFGGSTNKDDGGGVEFFEGDDDVLVGIQSAFAFGIGEDL